In Candidatus Moraniibacteriota bacterium, the genomic window ATAAAGAGAAAGGAAGTTGGATCAATGGTTTCAATGATAAGCGGAAAAGCTTTAGGATTTTCGCTGGCAAATCTGCAGACTCGCGGAGTGCTTTATATAGGACCATCAACGGAAGTTTATGAAGGTATGATAATTGGGAATGTCGCTAGAGGAGAAGATATGACAGTCAATCCTATAAAGGGCAAACAACTTACAAACATGCGCGCCTCCGGAACGGACGATGCAATCAATTTGACTCCGCCATGGGAAATTTCAATCGAGCGCGGACTGGAAATTATGAATGAAGATGAATATCTGGAAGTAACTCCCAAAAGCGTGAGGCTTAGAAAACAATTTCTTTCTGAAATAGACAGGATTAGGGCAGTCAGAAAGAAACAGTAAAAATATTTTAAACATTAAAAATCCCGGCGCTGTGCCGGGTTTTTTTGGTTAATTTTTCAGAAATATTTCTTTATTTTTTCAAAATCATCAATAACTTCAGGATGGCATGCAATTTCAGTAATGCCTTTAGGTAAGTTATTAATAAATCCTTCTATATCCTTTATCCAATCCAGGTTAGTGAATGATTCGGATGAAACATATCCGTTTTCTCGAAAATTTTTTCTATTAACTATTTTTAACCAATGTAAAATGCGTGCAGCGGGCTTGTTTTGCTCAGCTAAAGTACTCTCTCCAAAACGAATATAGGGAATAGAATATTTAGCCTGCAGTTTAAGTGCAATCTTAAAAAAGGGAGGATAAAAGTGTACATGTTCGTGAGAACTTATGCCGTCTGGATTTTTGCCGAACATTTTCCTGAATTTTTCTATCTGTTTGGTCCAATCAGCTTCTACTTCTTCATTTGATAATTTTCCGGTGATTCTTTTTGCCATAAACTCTATTACGCGAAAAACTACCCCGGTTCTTTTTCTGTGTTCCTCGTTAAATTTATGCAGAACATCTAGATGAATATCTAGCTTAACTCGGCTTCTGGCCAGCTCTTTTATTTCTTCTTCATAAATTTTTCCGTATGTCATTAAGCCAACTCTGTCTATTTTTCCAAGCATTATTAAATAGAGAGTATTGCTATTTGCATATCTGCTTATGCCAAAATCATCTGCACTTATCATTACACGATGGCGGTGAGAATTTAGATGTGATTTTAAATATGCATCTTCTAGGGCAATCATTTTTGTATGATGTATTATTAATTAAATACTTGATAAAATGCTTTTATATGATACAATGTTATAAGGTTAATGTGCAAGGTTAGGAACATAAAAGCATCTGTTTTTATAAAAAATATATGGAATCAAAAAATTTTAACGTGTATTTTTTTCTTTTTACCTTAGTATGTATAAGTATTTTGGCGGTTTTTATTTTTAAGCCGTTTTTCATAGCAATAGCATTGGCGGCTATATTAGCCGTAGTTTTTCAAAAGCCTTTTAATTTTTTTCTGCGTATAACCGGGAATCGCCAAAGAATAAGCGCATTCATTATATCTTTCTTGGGGATAATTATTTTCGGAGCTTTATTTTTCGGAGTTATAAGCTTGGTGGTAAAAGAAGTCTCTGTTCTTTATCATAATTTATATAATCAAAACTATATAGATAGTTTGGTTCAGGGTGTAAATTCTAACCCAATCCTTAAATCATTGGGAGCTGATAATCTTATCAATAAGGAAACGATAGGAAAATCTATATCAGATTTGAGCCAGGGAGCTTTCTCTATTTTGCAAAAAACTTATGAAAGTATTGCGAACTTTATCCTTATGGGCATAGTTATGTTTTTTACCCTGTATTATTTCCTTATCGACGGTAAGGAATTGGTGCGAAAGGCTATGTATATAAGTCCCTTGCGTGATACTCACGAGAAAATGCTTATTGATAAATTTATTTCCATGAGTAGCGCAACGCTCAAGGGATCTTTGATAACTGGGATAGTTCAAGGCATAGCAGGAGGATTATTGTTTGCGGCAGTAGGAATACCGTCGGCTGTAATATGGGGCATTGTAATGATGTTTTTTTCTTTAATTCCGATGTTTGGTACCAGCTTAATCTGGCTTCCTGCCGGGATAATAATGCTTTTTCTTGGGAACATATGGCAGGGAGTCGTTATTTTAGTTGTCGGCGTGAGTGTTGTTTCAGTTATTGATAATTTGCTAAGGCCGAAATTGGTAGGAAAAGATTCTCAAATGAATCCGCTGTTAGTTTTTTTCGCCATGCTTGGAGGCATAAACATATTCGGATTTCTTGGTTTTATAATAGGTCCTATTATTGTTGCTCTCGCCCTTACTCTTTGGGATATTTATGCGGTTGAATTTAAGAGTCAGCTGAAAAAATATAATGCTTGAAATGACTAAAAATATTAAAAAGATTTAGAAATGTTGTATTTTTACCAGCATATTCCACAATATATAGATCCGATCATTTTTACGGTCGGTTCTTTTTCTATAAGATGGTACGCTTTGTCATATATCGCTGGCTTTCTTGCAACTTATTTAGTTTTAATCTACAGAAGCAGAAAAGGAGAATTTGTTCAAGAAAGTTCAAATTTAAAAACAGAAGAAATTACAATTTACAAATCCCAATTTTCAGGACTTATTTCTGATTTTTTGTTTGTGGCTTTTTTTTCTTCTATTATCGGAGGAAGGATTGGATATGTTTTGTTTTATAATTTTTCATATTATATTTCCAATCCGCTTGCGATTATTTCTCCTTTTGAAAATGGAAATTTTACCGGAATATATGGAATGAGTTATCACGGTGCCTTGCTTGGAATATTGCTGGGAAGTTATGTGTTTTTGCGCATCAAGAAAATAAATTTTTGGAAATGGGCTGATTTTGTTGCTCCTGCTGTTCCTGTGGGATATTTTTTTGGCAGGATTGGAAACTTTCTGAATGGAGAGCTTTATGGACGGGTTACTGATTCTTCATTAGGCATGTATTTCACAAACAGCCCGTTGTTGTTGCGCTATCCATCTCAAATTCTGGAGGCCTTTTTCGAGGGGATTGTCCTTTTTGCAATTCTCTGGAGTATAAGGAATAAGAATTTTTTTCCGGGAAAGATTTTTTCCATATATCTTTTGGGTTATGGTTTTTTCCGTATTTTTTCCGAAATATTCAGGGAACCCGATCCTCAAATTGGCCTTATTTTAGGGTATTTTACCTTAGGGCAACTTATGTCTCTTATTATGATAATTGCAGGAGCAGTTATATTTGTTTCCAGAAAACGTTAAAATATGTTATACTCAAATAAGAAAGTAAGGGGGTTAAACTGATTGAAATCCTTTTTTCATGGGTATTGATTTCAGAAACAAAAAAAGCATAGACATAAAAAGCATAAAAAAACATTCTAAAATTGCTTTTTTAAGGCGGGAAGAAAATATTCCTGTACTTTTTTCGCGTGGGAGAAAGACGAGGCAATTCTTTACTGAAGACTCAAAGCTGTACATAACTCCCAAAGAGCAGGCTTTAATCAGGCAGGGCATAAAGCTTGATAGGGATTTGAAAAAATGGGATAGTCTTAGTTCGCGTATCGTTCGTGAATTTTCATATTACAAACCAAAAAAAGCAAGCAGGCTCGTAGAACTGTTGGAAGAAAAGCGGGAAATTGTTAATAAGTCTATCTCCCAGACTCGTCAAAGCTTAGTAGGCTACTTTTCCTTAGTCAGGCTTTGGAATCTGTCAATAATAGGGTCTATTTTATTCGGAATGTTTATAATGACTTTTGTTTATAAATATTTGGGTCAGGGAGTTTCCGCTGAGCAGATTCAAGAAAATGTAAATAATGAACAGCAAATTTCGCAATCAGCCAGGGTACTGGGAGACGAAGACAGTAAAGATGAAGCAGAAGAATTTACGCAAAGAGTTCTGGAACTTGAAAAAACCAATGGCCGCAAAGAGTTGGAAAAAGAAATCAGAAAAATGGTCGAGGGATATCCAATAGAAAAAATGGTTCCTTATATTGCCAAGAAAGACAGGGTGGTAGCAGCTTTTTTAGTGGGTATTGCCAGGAAAGAAAGTAGCTGGGGAGTGCATGTGCCTGTGCTAAACGGGCAAGATTGCTATAATTACTGGGGCTATCGTGGTATACGCAAACTTATGGGCACTGGAGGACATACATGTTTCAATAGTCCCGAAGATGCAGTTGATACAGTTTCCAAAAGACTGGAAACATTGATTGATGAATATGGCAAAAATACTCCAGCAAAAATGGTTATCTGGAAATGCGGCTCTAACTGCGAAGCAACGGGCGGGCAAGCAGCAGCTGACAAGTGGATAAGTGATGTAACTATGTATTTCAACAAGCTCAATAAAGAATAAGCTTTTCAGCTTTAAAATAGGTAAAGTTATATTATATAAAAAATCCTTATTCAAAGGTATTTTTTTATACTTAAATTTTATAAATGGCTTTATTAAAGCAAAAAAGTTAAATAATCCATTGCCTAGTGTGTATAAGTCGTTTGACCCATTTATTAATTTTTGATAATATGAGACTCGTGTCTCCGGAAACGGAGACTATTAATTTGTAAAAATACCATATGAGTGACTCCTTGTTAGCAAGGGGGGGAAAATTGTTAGAAAACAGAAAATTAACAAAAAAAATTAAGTCTGTAACGAAAAAGAATAAAATTATTATTTTTTCTATAATATTTATTCTTTTTGGTCTGGTATTCCGGATAGGAAATGACCATTCCGGAGCATATGCCCATGCATATGCGATAGATAATAATGTTTTTGAAAATAAAATAGAGTCTCCTATGTTTGGAGAAAAAACCGAACTATTCAAAGAAATCTTGAATAATAATAAATTATCCAAAAAAGAAAGAGAAAAAAGAAATTCTTCAGACCATATGGGCTTGCTGAATAAGATTTATGAAGTTGTTGATGGATATCCAATAAAAGAAATGGCTCCTTTTATTTCCAAACGGAATGAAAAAGTAGCAGCTTTTCTGGTTGGAATTGCCAAAAAAGAAAGCGGTTTTGGGGAACATTCGCCTTCAAGGAACGGACAAGATTGCTATAATTACTGGGGCTATAAAGGATCAGCCGGAAACGGAAGCGTTGGAGGTTATGCCTGTTTTGAAAGCCCAGAAGAGGCAGTAGAAATTGTTGGCAATCGCATTGAAGTTTTGGTCAATAGAAATCATAATACTCCCGAAAGCATGGTTAACACATGGAAATGCGGAACAAGTTGCAAAGGAGATCCGGGTGCTCCAAGCTGGATTTCAACCGTAGCCTTGTATTTTGATAAGATTGTAAGTTAATTTTTTTAAAAGACTTTTTCAAAAAAAGCGGACTTTAGTCCGCTTTTGTTATTTATTTTGTTCGATGTATAATGAAGCTATAATAATTTTTTGTATTATGCTTTGGATTTTAATTGTTACAGGCGCATATTTTTTCGGGGCTTTATCGAATGTTGGAGATAAATTTCTTTTAGGGTCCAAAAAAATATCTTCTGCGCCGGTATATTCTTTTTATATCGGTATTTTTGGATTGGGTGCATTTATTTTGGCTCCTTTCGGGTTAACTTTTCCAAACGGAGATATAATGACACTTTGCCTCATAAGCGGATTGCTTTTTACGGTGGGAATAACCTTTTTGTATTTTGCGATTGAACGGGCAGAGGCAAGCCGGGTAATGCCCGTATTCGGAGCAGTTATTCCTATTGTCTCTTTTATCCTGGCTTCAATCTATGGCGTAGAAAATCTGACTACACTGCAAATCCTCGGAGTAGCATTGCTTGTTTTCGGAGGACTTCTGATTTCTTTTGATCTGCCATTAAAATTGGGTAAAAGAAAATTTTTTTCAGGGTTCTACCATGCCTGTGCAGCTGGATTTGTTATAGCAGTCGCATATTTAATATTTAAATACATTGCTGATAGCGGTGAACCTTTCATTACATGGTATATATGGACGCGGGTAGGAGGTCTGATTGGCGCAATCGGACTGTTGCTTGTCCCATCCTGGAAAAAAAATATTTTTAACAGTTTTTTGTCTGCTAAAAAAAATAAAAAAAATGCGGCGAAAACCGGAGGAATATTTATCGGCAATAAGCTTATCGGAGGAATAAGCACGCTGATGTTGAATTATGCGATTCAATTGGGAAGTGTGACACTGATTAATGCCTTAGTTTCTTTGCAGTATGTTTTTGTACTAGCTATTGTAACAATTCTTTCAAGAACGAGAGCAAATGTTTTCCAGGAAAAACTTTTATTCTGGGACTGGGCGCAGAAAGTTGCAGCTATTGCTATTATCGCAGTCGGAATGTTTTTTGTTTATTAGTCTTTTAAATATTTATGCAAAACAAAAACAAAAGTATGAAAATTTTTAAAAAGATTGCTAAATTTACGGGATATTTTTTAAGCCTTATCTTGGCGCTAGCTTTGTTGTTTTTCATTTATATAAATCTTCCAGTCAAACCAGTTGATGACAATGCAAAAATCGGTGTAACATTTTCTGCGCGCTATGCCCAGGATATCGGGCTTGATTGGCGTCAGGCCTATCTGGCAATGTTGGATGATTTGAAAATAAAGTACATCCGTATTCCTGTTTATTGGGATTTGGTGGAAAAAAATTCTGGTGAATATGATTTTTCTGATATTGACTGGCAGTTATCTGAGGCTCAAAAACGGGATGCAAAAATAATTTTAGTCATTGGACAAAAAGTTCCACGCTGGCCGGAATGTTTTATTCCCGAATGGGTCGGTTCTGATGATGCCAAGAGAAAAGAAAAACTCTTAACCTTTGAAGAAACTGTTGTAAATAGATATAAAAATAACCATCCGGAAATTGCCAGTTGGCAGATTGAAAATGAGCCCTTTTTGGATTTTGGAGTTTGTCCTTCTGCTGACCCCGATCTTCTTGATGCAGAAATTGCTAAAGTTAAAAGCCTTGATTCGTCCAGAACTGTTGTTATAACAGACAGTGGGGAACTCAGTTTGTGGATTGAAGCAGCCAAGAGGGCGGATATTTTTGGAACGACAATGTATCGGGAAGTATATACCAAAAAATATGGCCATTGGCGCTATCCGATAGGTCCGAATTTTTTCAAGGCAAAACAATTATTGATTAAAATATTCGCAGATCAAGATAATATTGTTGTCATTGAACTTCAGGGAGAACCGTGGGTTGAAGGTTGGACGGTGCATGCGCCAATCGAAAGGCAACTAGAATCAATGAACGCGGAAATCTTGAGAGATAACATTGGGTTTGCTAAAAAAACGGGCATCAATGAGATTTATATCTGGGGAGTCGAGTGGTGGTATTGGATGAAAGAAACACAAAATAATTCATCTCTTTGGGAAATGGCCAAATCAATTATTAATCAGAATAATTTGAAATGAAATATGCCTAAACAGAAAAAAATAGCCGTTTTTGATATCGATGGTACAATTTTCAGAAAAAATCTTCAGTTTGAGCTTATTAATGAACTTTCCTGGATGCATATATTTCCCAGGAAGGTCAGAAATCAAATTGTTGATCTTTATGTAAATTGGCTGGAACATAAGGGAACTTATGAACAGTATCGCAAAGGTTTGGTTGATCTTTATGAAAAATATATTCCCGGATGCAGCCTGAAAGATATTGAACATGCCAGCAAACTGGTTGTTTCATTCCATCAGGACCGCACTTATATTTTTGCAGAAAAACTTATACGCAAGCTAAGGCAGGAAAATTATCACTTAATTGCAATTTCCGGATCACCGATTGAAGTTGTCAGGGAATTCAATGATAAACACTTAAAGTTCGATGAAGTTTTTGGTACTGTTTATAGATATGATAAAAATGATAAATGTACGGGTGTAGTCGAGTATGAGCCAGTAAACCATAAAGGACATTTAGTAAAGCAATACATATATGAACACGGGATGACACTGAAAGACTCTTATGGGATTGGTGACACAGAATCAGATGCCAGCTTGCTCGATCTTGTGGAAAATCCTATTGCTTTTAATCCCAATGAGAACCTGAGAGCAATTGCAGAAAATAAAGGCTGGAGGATAGTTGTAGAAAAGAAAGATGTGATATATGATGTTAATAGTTAACAATAAGAATAAAAATTCATATGACCGTTAATGAAATTCTTGAAATAATATTATTAAAAACACTTTGGATCTGGCTTCCATTCAGGGCCTTTGGCCGGATGGTCAAAGAAATATGGGAGAAATACAACAAATAATCGAAAAATAAAAATCCGCCTCTGGCGGATTTTTATTTATTTCATTTATAAGAAGTTCTTTATTTTATTTTCTCCACGAACTTTGCGAAAACTTGGGGATTTTCAACTGCCATCTGAGAAAGCACCTTGCGATCGATTTCAATTTTCTTGGATTTCAGGACAGCAATGAATTTGCTGTAAGAGAATTCAAATTGCCGTACAGCATTGTTAAGTCTGAGAATCCACAGGGATCTGTTGGTGCGTTTTTTAGCGCGACGATCTCTGTGCGCATATTTTCCGGCTTTGAGCAAAGCTTCCTTGGCAGCAACATAATTTTTGCTTCGGCGCCAACGGAAACCTTTAGCCATTTTTAATACATTTTTTCTCCTTTTTGATGCAGCAACGCCGCGTTTTACTCTTGCCATTTTATTTGTGGGGTTGCGGTTAGCTATAAAAACGAGCTTCCCGTACCGATTATCTGTTATTAAATTCTTATATTATTTACTTTCCAATTGCATACGGCAATGCAGCCACGACATTCTTTTCGTCTGTTCTGAACATGCGCTTGTCTTTTTTCTTGGCTCTGCCCTCTGCTCCTGTTTCTTTTGAATTATAATGATTTTGTCCTGTTGATCTGCGAAGAACTTTTTTATTTTTAGTGATCTTCACTTTTTTGACAACAGATTTCTTGGTTTTTATCTTAGGCATTTCTTTGCTTTATAAAAATTAAAAATGTTTTTATTGCTCTGTCGCTGGTGCGATTATAACATTGAATCCTCCGGGAAACCTTTTAATCGGATCCTCTATCTTGTAGGGAACAGTTATGGATGATATGAAATTCTGCAAATTTTGTCTGGCTAAATCCTGGTGAGCTTTTTCTCTTCCGCGCAGCACTATTTCAATCTTCACCTTGTCTCCATGGTTTAAAAATTTTTCAGACTGTGTTCTTTTGAAATCAAGGTCATGGATATCTGTCCTGACTCCGAGGCGCACTCCTTTGGTTTCAACCTTCTTCTGCTTCGCCTTTGCAAGTCTCATTTGTTTGGATTGCTGATAGATATGTTTTCCGTAATCCATAATGCGACACACTGGCGGTACAGCTTTAGGTGAAACTTCGACCAAATCCAAAAAACTTTCTTTAGCGAGAGCGAGAGCTTCAAAAGTATTCATTTCGCCCAGTTGTTTACCGTCTTCGCTAATAACAAACACGCGCGGAACACGGATACCCTCATTCGTGCGCAATTGTATGGGTCCGGTCTGTTGTTTTGGTTTGAACCTGAATCTTTTTCTAATCTTTTTACTGGTTCGCCTTGATTCGCTTTTTTTGTTAAGCGAAAAGGCAAAACTTTAATTTAATATTACAGAAAATGTGGAGTTGATGGGAATTGCACCCATGTCCAAAATTGACAATCCAAAATATTCTACAAGCTTGTTTTATTTCCTCCGCCTAAGGCGGATTCAACTGTATGCAGTAAGAAATAAACAAAACCTGCATAAGCCGTTTTCAGAAATTTTTCGTCCTATGCGTCTGAAAAACCGCACAGAACTATTCTCAAATTTGACACCGAGGTCTGCTTATGAGAAATCAGCAGTTCGATGGCTTTAACTTAAGCTAAAGCAGGTGAAAAACTTGCAAATGCTTGCGCAAATGTAGCCTTCGCCTTTGATATGAAGTTTGCACTTATATCTTCCACGGCAGTTTAATGATATGACCATGGGTGATCAGCTTGCATATTTTGAAAAGTACAACCTGTCGAAACTAAACAACCCCGCACTATTTGCTCCGCAAGAAGTGCGGGGCAGGCTCCTCTTCTGCGAACACACAATGCGCGAATGTTTAATTGTTTTTTATAAACCTTTCCATTCTGCGTTTGGACTCTCTTTTGGCGATGTTTTCTCGTTTGTCAAACTTCTTTTTTCCTTGCGCTAAAGCAAATTCTAATTTGATAAGTCGCTTCTTAGTATACACACGAAGAGGGACCAATGTCAAGCCTTTTGTCTGCAATTTTCCGATAAGAGAGGATATTTCAGATTTACGGACCAAAAGCTTGCGTGATCTTGTCGGATTATATGTTTCGGCAGTCTTGGCAAAAGGATAGGGAGATATATTGGCGTTGGTTAGATATAGTTCACCATCGTGCATAGTCACGAAACTCCCTTTTAAACTGATGTGTCCGTTTTTGACAGATTTTACTTCTGCTCCAGTCAGCATCAAACCGGCCTCAAATTTTTTCTGAAGTTCATAGTCAAAGCCCGCTCGTTTGTTGAATGCTATGTCTGCCATATTACTTAACTATAGTTTATCAATATATGGCGCAGTAAAGCAAATAAAAAAGGAATTTTTAATTGACTAAACAAAATAAAAAAGATAAAGTGAAACATGTACAAATAACCATGAAAAATGCAAAAAAAGCTAAAAATAAAATAGAATTATTGGCGCCGGCGGGGAGTCTGGAAAAATTCAAATACGCCATTAAATATGGAGCTGATGCTGTATATGCGGGCATTCCGGATATTTCCATGCGGGTCAGAATTAATAATTTTACCGAAAAAGATCTTCTGGAGGCAGCCAAATTCGCCCATTCCCAAGGGAAGAAGATATTTGTGACTGTGAATATATATGCTCACGACTGCCATCTTCCAAAAATTGAAAAACATCTGAAATTTCTGAAAAAAGTTGCTCCTGATGCCGTGATCATTTCTGATCCGGGAGTCATAAATTTAGCCAAGAAATATTTGCCAAAAACTGATATCCATTTGAGCACGCAAGCCAACACCACGAATTGGCAGGCGGCAAAATTCTGGCATGAAGCGGGAGTAAAAAGAATAATTTTAGCCCGCGAAGTGACGCTTAAAGATATAAAAAAAATTCATCATAAAGTGCCTAAACTGGAGCTTGAATATTTTGTGCACGGCGCCATGTGCATGAGCTATTCAGGCAGGTGCATTTTGAGCAAATGGATGTCAGGGCAAAGCGCGAATGAAGGTGGTTGCACTCAGCCATGCCGTTGGGCGTATAAAAAAATAAAAAACAGAAAATCAGAAATGAAAAGTATGGAAATTGCAGAAGTGCAGAGCGGGAGAGAAATAGCATTAGAGGAAGATTCTCATGGCACCTATTTTTTCAACAGCAAAGATCTGAATTTGATTGCACACCTCAAGGAACTTCGCAGTGCCGGAGTGTCAGCGTTCAAAATAGAAGGGCGCAACAAGAGCGCATATTATGTCGCCAGTGTCACGCGCGCTTATCGCCAGATGATTAATGCAATTGAATCGAAAAAATCTGCTGGTGAAATCAAGAAAATTCAGCGTTGGGCAGAAAAAGAATTAGAAAAAACTGCTAATAGAGGTTACACTAAAGGATTTTTATTCGGAAACGAGCCAGAGCATGAGTTTGAAGGAAGTCATTCCAACAATGAATTCCAATTTGTCGGGGAAGTTGTTGCGAGTCAGGGGAAAGAATTGACGGTAAAAATCCATAATGCCATCCGCAAGGACGATAAGATTGAAATTATCATGCCGGAAAAAAATATTCCCATAAAAATATTGGGGGTTTATAATGAAAAAAGAGAAGAAGTTGTTTCAGCTCACGGAGGACACAGCAATCTTTATATTATTAAAATCGATAAAGAGGAGATCGAACCGCTGTCCTTGCTGAGGAAAATTATAAAATAAATAATTAAATAATAATAAAATAATGAACATCCAAGAAATTTACAAATTGGCAATTAAGATGGGAATTGAAAATGATTTTCGTTCCGAAAAGCAAATAAAAAAACAACTGAAAAGACAGAAGGAAAATTATGAAAAACTTCCTAAAGATAAAAAGGAAATTTTTGATATGGAAAAATTAACCAATCCGTATTCTGATTCCAGAATACATTTCGATAATGGAAAGAAAAATATAAAAAAAATAATGGCTGGCATCGATATTGATACAGCGGAAATAATGTTGGCTGAAGAATTGGACATTGAAAATATTATTGCTCATCATCCAATAGGACTGGGATTAGCCGGACTGGATGACGTTATGCATTATCAGGCTGATATTCTGGAACAATATGGCGTACCGATAAATGTGGCTGAAAGTCTGATGAAAAAAAGAATCAGCGAAGTAAGCCGCGGTATAAACCCAGAAAATCATTATAAAGAAATTAATGCGGCAAAATTATTAAACATCAACCTTATAAATGTTCATACTCCAGCTGACAATTTAGTAGCAAAATTTGTTGAAAATAAGATAAAGAAAGACAAACCGGAATATGTGGGAGGTATTATAAAATCACTTTTAGAAATACCGGAATACAAAGAAGCGGCCAAGAAAGGTTTTGGCCCGGTAATATTTTCCGGTTCAGAAGAAAACAGAACCGGGAAGATAGCGCTTACAGAAATCACTGGAGGAACCTCTGGAAGCAAGGACATTTATGAAAAGTTGTCTCAAGTCGGGGTAGGAACTGTTATCGGCATGCATATGAGTGAAGAATATCGCAAGGAAGCGGAAAAATATCACATCAATGTTGTGATAGCAGGGCACATCTCATCAGATTCTTTGGGAATG contains:
- a CDS encoding NGG1p interacting factor NIF3, which gives rise to MNIQEIYKLAIKMGIENDFRSEKQIKKQLKRQKENYEKLPKDKKEIFDMEKLTNPYSDSRIHFDNGKKNIKKIMAGIDIDTAEIMLAEELDIENIIAHHPIGLGLAGLDDVMHYQADILEQYGVPINVAESLMKKRISEVSRGINPENHYKEINAAKLLNINLINVHTPADNLVAKFVENKIKKDKPEYVGGIIKSLLEIPEYKEAAKKGFGPVIFSGSEENRTGKIALTEITGGTSGSKDIYEKLSQVGVGTVIGMHMSEEYRKEAEKYHINVVIAGHISSDSLGMNLFLDELEKRGIEIVPCSGLIRVNRNKKKK